From Chryseobacterium salivictor, a single genomic window includes:
- a CDS encoding (Fe-S)-binding protein, with translation MDFTIKTMADYAAEGKMPEVLFFVGCMGSFDDRAKKVTKSLCKILHKVGVEFAVLGQEESCNGDPAKRAGNEFIFQMMAHTNIEIMNGYGVKKIVTACPHCFNIIKNEYPGLGGNYEVLHHTQFLRKLMEEGRLKIEGGIFKGKKIIFHDPCYLGRGNGEYEAPRQLLQKLDAELVEMKRCKSNGLCCGAGGAQMFKEPEKGNKDINVERTEEALGESPNIIATGCPFCNTMMTDGVKHFNNTEVSVKDIAELLAEADDL, from the coding sequence ATGGATTTCACTATAAAAACAATGGCAGATTATGCTGCCGAAGGAAAAATGCCAGAGGTTCTATTTTTTGTAGGCTGTATGGGAAGTTTTGATGACCGCGCAAAGAAAGTTACCAAATCATTATGTAAAATTTTGCATAAAGTCGGGGTAGAATTTGCCGTATTGGGTCAGGAAGAATCCTGTAACGGAGATCCTGCCAAGCGTGCCGGTAACGAGTTTATCTTTCAGATGATGGCGCACACCAATATCGAAATCATGAACGGGTATGGCGTAAAGAAAATTGTTACCGCCTGTCCGCACTGTTTTAATATCATTAAAAATGAATATCCGGGATTGGGCGGGAATTATGAAGTTCTTCATCACACTCAATTCTTAAGAAAATTAATGGAAGAAGGTCGCCTGAAAATTGAAGGCGGTATTTTTAAAGGAAAGAAAATCATCTTCCACGATCCGTGTTATCTTGGACGGGGAAACGGCGAATATGAAGCACCAAGACAGCTTTTGCAAAAATTAGATGCAGAACTGGTGGAAATGAAACGGTGTAAATCCAACGGTTTGTGCTGCGGCGCAGGCGGCGCTCAAATGTTTAAAGAACCCGAAAAAGGAAATAAAGATATCAACGTTGAAAGAACAGAAGAAGCGTTAGGGGAAAGCCCGAATATTATTGCAACCGGTTGTCCGTTCTGTAATACGATGATGACTGATGGTGTGAAACATTTTAATAATACGGAAGTTTCCGTAAAAGATATCGCCGAGCTTTTAGCAGAAGCCGACGATTTATAA
- a CDS encoding 4Fe-4S dicluster domain-containing protein: MQYIDNIIFFIALVVGFGLFFKSLKEIYRNIQLGKESNRSDQKSKRWETMAKVALGQSKMGKRPIAGFFHVIVYVGFVIINIELLEIIVDGIFGTHRFLAIIFGDSLYGAFTATLEILAFLVIIAVVVFFIRRNFYGVKRLTMKELFGWPKHDANWILIIEFALMVAFLTMNSSDWVLQQRQVLAANGSFPVSSTLLGPIFQNFGDGALIFTERGAWWFHFIGILFFMNYLYYSKHLHIILAFPNTWYANLEPKGKFNNLDSVTAEIKLMMDPNADPYAATPDADPNAVPEKFGASDIFDLKQVQLLNAYSCTECGRCTAVCPANITGKKLSPRKIMMDTRDRIEEVGRNINKNGKFVDDGKKLLDDHIQREEVWACTTCNACVEACPILIDPLSIIIEMRRFLVMEQSAAPQELNQMMSNIENNAAPWQYNQADRLKWASE, translated from the coding sequence ATGCAGTATATTGACAATATTATTTTCTTCATCGCCCTGGTTGTAGGGTTTGGCCTTTTTTTTAAAAGTTTGAAGGAAATCTACCGCAACATTCAACTCGGTAAAGAAAGCAACCGCTCTGACCAGAAATCGAAACGGTGGGAAACCATGGCAAAAGTAGCTCTCGGTCAAAGTAAAATGGGAAAAAGACCTATTGCCGGATTTTTTCACGTGATCGTTTATGTGGGATTTGTTATTATCAATATCGAGCTGCTCGAAATAATTGTCGATGGGATTTTCGGAACCCACCGGTTTTTAGCAATTATTTTTGGTGATTCTCTATACGGTGCTTTTACGGCGACTTTAGAAATTTTAGCTTTTCTTGTTATCATTGCGGTGGTCGTTTTTTTTATCAGAAGAAATTTCTACGGGGTCAAAAGATTGACGATGAAGGAGCTTTTTGGTTGGCCGAAACATGATGCAAACTGGATTTTGATTATTGAGTTTGCCTTAATGGTTGCCTTCTTAACCATGAATTCTTCTGACTGGGTTTTGCAGCAAAGACAGGTTCTCGCTGCTAATGGTAGTTTTCCGGTTTCCTCAACTTTATTAGGCCCAATTTTTCAGAACTTTGGTGACGGAGCTTTAATTTTTACAGAAAGAGGAGCGTGGTGGTTTCACTTTATAGGGATTCTATTCTTCATGAATTACCTGTATTATTCGAAACACCTTCATATTATTTTGGCTTTCCCGAATACGTGGTACGCCAATTTGGAACCGAAAGGGAAATTTAATAATTTAGATTCTGTTACCGCAGAAATTAAGTTAATGATGGATCCCAATGCTGATCCCTACGCCGCAACACCGGATGCAGATCCAAACGCAGTTCCCGAAAAATTTGGCGCCAGCGATATCTTCGATTTAAAACAGGTTCAGCTTCTCAACGCCTATTCCTGTACAGAATGTGGAAGATGTACGGCCGTTTGTCCGGCAAATATTACGGGCAAGAAATTGTCTCCACGTAAAATTATGATGGATACCCGTGACCGGATCGAAGAGGTGGGCAGAAACATCAACAAAAATGGAAAATTCGTAGATGACGGTAAGAAGTTATTAGACGACCATATTCAACGAGAAGAAGTTTGGGCGTGTACCACTTGTAACGCTTGTGTAGAAGCCTGTCCGATTCTGATCGATCCGCTTTCTATTATTATCGAGATGCGGAGATTCCTAGTCATGGAGCAATCTGCAGCACCGCAGGAGCTCAATCAGATGATGTCCAATATAGAAAACAACGCCGCTCCATGGCAGTACAATCAGGCTGACCGACTGAAGTGGGCAAGCGAATAA
- a CDS encoding MlaD family protein, producing the protein MKFTKEIKAGLIAILAIIGFVFLFQFMKGKSLFTTDNIFYAKFDNVEGLAASNPVSINGLKVGQVDKIIPVTEKDGRIHFVVKVIIDDNFEFSKKSTLEIFEPGLMSGKEMRLNLQYGRPMAKDGDTLSGSFQLSMMNNISSQVGPVKDQLQTVLKRVDSLTNNANKIFDEQNRAEIRELLNNLNRTVAAFEVTSRQTNSLLANSDPRIQKVLDNANLATLSAKAAIDKYGRVADEVDVKKLNNTIDKLSLTADKMNGIISGIQNGEGSLGKLTKDEQLYDNLNQTAENMNKLVEDLKANPKRYLNFSVFGKNNKD; encoded by the coding sequence GTGAAATTCACAAAAGAAATAAAAGCAGGCCTTATCGCTATTTTAGCAATTATTGGATTCGTATTTTTATTCCAATTTATGAAGGGAAAAAGTCTCTTCACTACCGATAATATCTTTTATGCCAAGTTCGACAATGTTGAGGGGTTAGCGGCTTCTAATCCAGTGTCTATAAACGGTTTGAAAGTTGGTCAGGTTGACAAGATCATTCCTGTTACCGAAAAAGACGGCCGAATTCATTTTGTGGTAAAGGTAATAATTGATGATAATTTTGAGTTTTCCAAAAAATCGACTTTAGAGATTTTTGAACCCGGTTTGATGTCTGGAAAAGAAATGCGGCTGAATCTGCAGTACGGCAGACCTATGGCAAAAGATGGTGATACCCTTTCCGGAAGCTTCCAATTATCGATGATGAACAATATTTCGTCTCAGGTAGGTCCCGTAAAAGACCAGTTACAAACCGTTTTGAAAAGAGTGGATTCATTAACGAATAATGCCAATAAAATTTTTGATGAACAGAACCGTGCAGAAATCCGGGAATTGCTCAATAACTTAAATAGAACCGTTGCGGCATTCGAAGTAACATCCAGACAGACCAATTCACTACTTGCAAACAGCGATCCGCGCATACAAAAAGTGTTGGACAACGCCAATCTTGCCACTTTAAGTGCGAAAGCTGCAATCGATAAATATGGTCGGGTAGCTGATGAAGTTGATGTGAAAAAATTAAATAATACCATTGATAAATTAAGTCTTACTGCAGATAAAATGAACGGTATTATTTCTGGCATACAAAACGGTGAAGGAAGTCTTGGTAAACTCACAAAAGATGAGCAACTTTACGATAACCTAAATCAAACTGCCGAAAACATGAATAAATTGGTAGAAGATTTAAAAGCAAATCCAAAAAGATATTTGAATTTCTCGGTTTTCGGGAAAAATAACAAAGACTAA
- a CDS encoding SurA N-terminal domain-containing protein: MAILGQIRNRPWLLMGIIAVAMLAFVVNPDSLEKLFGAEPGVYGKVNGEEISKEDFDDQLFMLQQQAQQQGQPTKGLEEQAWQLLVQSKLIKQQFEKMGLTLTEDMFWNQLQFDPMFAQNKELFDEKGNFKVQEIKGQVEQMKGTNLEAYNNWLKTRKSIEYRMMARQLFANVTTGITASKKEAEEIMKQRDQLADIDFVKVDYAEYAKKNPVKVTTNDLADYIKKHPILFKREASRNLGLVYFPAAPSAQDDAATEADINKLFTEGNDLSGKESFQNTKNDSMFIALNSDLPFNPSYFSKDQLPMPIRDKVATASVGATFGPYKEQNFYVVSKLLDKKPSDSTLSRHILVSYKGNQAGGDATRTKEQAKKLADSIGAVVKADPSKFTEFLKYSSDPGSAAQGGSVGWTTPATPFVPEYLHFLATNGKGATSVVETQYGYHIINIEDKKSGAMTYKVANLVKAIKASDKTENEVYTKATKFIQQVQGKSFNDFANIAKKNNYNFSNPTEVGRFQGQLPGLGTDKDEEIIAWAFNKKREKGDTDIFTVDGTGDKVIAYVNGIQDAGTANPEAVREQIEPIVKNKLMAKQISDKINAAKATNLDQIAKQFGVAKQSAQVNMLNPQVNGAMEPKVAGAAFGVAKNKLSNPVEGMTGVYVVLKKSETTNKQPGDLKQMTEAIARQSSQQFGQALLKSLQDNAKIKDYRIEIYNKVSQ; the protein is encoded by the coding sequence ATGGCAATTTTAGGACAAATAAGAAACAGACCCTGGCTTTTGATGGGAATTATTGCAGTAGCAATGTTGGCTTTCGTGGTTAATCCGGATAGTCTTGAAAAGTTATTTGGCGCAGAGCCAGGTGTTTACGGTAAAGTAAACGGTGAAGAGATTTCTAAAGAAGATTTCGATGATCAACTTTTTATGCTTCAGCAGCAAGCACAACAGCAAGGCCAGCCTACAAAAGGTTTGGAAGAGCAGGCTTGGCAATTGCTGGTACAGTCTAAACTCATCAAGCAACAGTTTGAAAAAATGGGTTTGACTTTAACAGAAGATATGTTCTGGAATCAACTGCAGTTTGATCCTATGTTTGCACAGAATAAAGAATTGTTTGACGAGAAAGGTAATTTCAAGGTTCAGGAGATCAAAGGTCAGGTAGAGCAAATGAAAGGAACCAACCTTGAAGCATATAATAACTGGTTGAAAACGAGAAAATCGATCGAGTACAGAATGATGGCGAGACAACTTTTCGCTAACGTTACTACCGGGATTACCGCAAGCAAAAAAGAAGCAGAAGAAATCATGAAGCAAAGAGATCAACTTGCAGACATCGATTTTGTAAAAGTGGACTATGCGGAATATGCTAAAAAAAATCCGGTTAAAGTAACGACCAATGATCTGGCTGATTATATCAAGAAACATCCGATCCTGTTCAAGAGAGAGGCGAGTAGAAATTTAGGTCTTGTATATTTTCCGGCTGCACCCAGTGCGCAGGATGATGCAGCTACCGAGGCAGATATCAATAAATTATTTACGGAAGGAAATGACCTGAGCGGAAAAGAAAGTTTTCAAAACACAAAAAACGATTCCATGTTTATTGCTTTGAATTCTGATTTGCCATTTAACCCAAGCTACTTCTCGAAAGATCAGTTGCCGATGCCGATTAGAGACAAGGTTGCAACTGCGAGTGTTGGTGCAACTTTCGGACCTTACAAAGAACAGAATTTCTATGTGGTTTCTAAACTGTTAGATAAAAAACCATCAGATTCTACATTGTCCCGTCATATTTTGGTTAGCTATAAAGGAAATCAGGCAGGCGGAGATGCAACGAGAACCAAAGAGCAGGCTAAGAAATTGGCCGATTCAATTGGTGCTGTTGTGAAAGCGGATCCATCCAAGTTTACAGAATTCTTAAAATATTCTTCCGATCCGGGTTCTGCAGCACAGGGAGGTAGCGTAGGCTGGACTACACCTGCTACACCATTCGTTCCAGAATATTTACATTTCCTGGCGACCAACGGAAAAGGCGCAACTTCGGTTGTAGAAACGCAGTATGGTTACCATATCATCAATATCGAAGATAAGAAATCAGGTGCCATGACTTATAAAGTGGCTAACTTAGTAAAAGCGATTAAAGCTTCTGACAAAACGGAAAATGAAGTCTATACGAAAGCCACCAAGTTTATCCAGCAGGTTCAGGGAAAAAGCTTCAATGATTTTGCAAACATTGCGAAGAAAAACAATTATAACTTCTCTAATCCGACAGAAGTTGGAAGATTCCAGGGGCAACTTCCTGGCTTAGGAACAGACAAAGATGAGGAAATCATCGCTTGGGCGTTTAATAAGAAAAGAGAAAAAGGAGATACCGATATTTTTACGGTTGATGGAACAGGCGATAAGGTTATTGCTTATGTAAATGGAATCCAGGATGCGGGAACAGCAAATCCGGAAGCGGTAAGAGAGCAAATCGAACCGATTGTGAAAAACAAATTGATGGCCAAGCAGATTTCTGATAAAATCAATGCAGCCAAAGCGACAAACTTAGATCAAATCGCGAAACAGTTTGGAGTAGCCAAACAATCTGCACAGGTAAATATGCTGAACCCACAGGTTAATGGAGCAATGGAGCCTAAGGTTGCCGGAGCCGCATTTGGAGTTGCGAAAAACAAACTTTCTAATCCTGTTGAAGGAATGACTGGAGTATATGTCGTTTTGAAAAAATCCGAAACCACCAATAAACAACCGGGAGACCTAAAGCAAATGACTGAAGCTATTGCAAGACAAAGTTCGCAGCAGTTCGGTCAGGCATTATTGAAAAGCTTACAAGACAACGCAAAAATTAAAGATTATAGAATCGAAATTTATAATAAAGTTTCACAATAG
- the lon gene encoding endopeptidase La — protein MTEFEDINFDEILDDAFGIISEGINITDMLDTEENSEQTVFPILPVRNMVMFPKVIIPITAGREMSIKLLEEAQRNNEFIGILTQNNSGIENPTTGDLFQVGTLAKILKIIKLPEGNITAITRGFQRFKIKEFTGTKPYFTAEITKLKDTSSKKKEEYEALLDNIKDLALKIIDIDPNIPNGANFAIKNISNNEDLLNFVCSNANFSPDQKQKLLEEKSLMIRAEKCYTLMHDEYRKLELRSQIHNKTSKDLDKQQREYFLNQQIRTIQDELGGGPESDVDELLEKAKKVRWNDEVEEHFKKEINRLQRQNPNSPDYNVQRNYLDFFTELPWEKYSKDVFDIIKAEKVLDKAHYGLEDIKKRILEHMAVLKLKNNMKSPILCLVGPPGVGKTSLGKSIADALGRKYVRVSLGGLHDESEIRGHRKTYIGAMAGRILQSIKKAGTSNPVIVLDEIDKIGQGIHGDPSSALLEVLDPEQNNSFYDNFLEMGYDLSKVMFIATANSLSTVQRPLLDRMEIIEIAGYTLEEKVEIAKRHLIKKQQEENGLNAKSFKLGNAELKHIIDAHTSESGVRGLEKQIASIARWVALQTAMEKEYDPKITIEKVDEILGVPRPKSLSEITGVPGVVTGLAWTQVGGDILFIESILSEGKGNLTMTGNLGNVMKESATIALEYIKAKHDELGISSEDIQKNNIHVHVPEGATPKDGPSAGIAMLTSIVSSFKNKKVKSHLAMTGEITLRGKVLPVGGIKEKLLAAARAGIKEIILCEANRKDVEEIKKDYLKNLKINYVQRMSEVIDLAIEK, from the coding sequence ATGACAGAATTTGAAGACATCAACTTTGATGAAATTTTAGACGACGCTTTCGGTATTATATCAGAAGGAATTAACATTACCGATATGTTGGATACAGAAGAAAACAGTGAACAAACCGTATTTCCAATCCTTCCGGTAAGGAACATGGTGATGTTTCCTAAAGTAATTATTCCCATTACCGCAGGGAGAGAAATGTCCATTAAACTGTTAGAAGAAGCACAGCGAAACAATGAGTTCATAGGTATTCTCACTCAAAACAATTCCGGTATTGAAAATCCTACCACCGGTGATTTATTTCAAGTGGGAACATTGGCGAAAATCCTTAAGATCATTAAACTTCCGGAAGGCAATATCACCGCCATAACGAGAGGTTTCCAAAGATTTAAAATAAAAGAATTCACCGGAACAAAACCGTATTTTACCGCAGAAATAACCAAACTCAAAGACACTTCCAGCAAGAAAAAAGAAGAGTATGAAGCGTTATTGGATAACATAAAAGACTTGGCACTCAAAATAATCGACATCGATCCAAACATTCCGAACGGCGCCAATTTCGCGATTAAAAACATTTCCAATAATGAAGATCTTCTGAACTTCGTTTGTTCCAACGCTAATTTTTCACCAGATCAAAAGCAGAAATTGCTGGAAGAAAAAAGCCTGATGATCCGTGCTGAAAAGTGCTACACTCTGATGCATGATGAATATCGAAAACTTGAACTGCGAAGCCAGATTCACAATAAAACTTCCAAAGACCTCGACAAACAGCAACGGGAGTATTTCCTGAATCAACAAATCAGAACCATTCAGGATGAATTGGGCGGCGGTCCCGAATCTGATGTTGATGAACTTTTGGAAAAAGCCAAAAAAGTAAGATGGAACGATGAAGTTGAGGAACATTTCAAAAAAGAAATCAACCGGCTGCAAAGACAAAATCCGAATTCTCCGGATTATAACGTTCAAAGGAACTACCTGGATTTCTTCACAGAATTACCTTGGGAAAAATACTCAAAAGACGTTTTTGACATTATTAAGGCCGAAAAAGTTTTAGACAAAGCCCATTATGGTTTAGAAGATATTAAAAAGAGAATTTTAGAACACATGGCGGTTCTGAAACTCAAAAACAATATGAAATCGCCGATTCTCTGTTTAGTTGGCCCTCCGGGAGTTGGGAAAACGTCATTGGGAAAATCGATTGCAGATGCTTTGGGCAGAAAATATGTGCGGGTTTCCCTGGGCGGACTGCATGACGAATCTGAAATCCGTGGCCACCGCAAAACCTATATCGGTGCGATGGCAGGGCGAATTCTTCAATCCATTAAAAAAGCAGGAACCTCCAATCCTGTAATTGTTTTGGATGAAATCGATAAAATCGGACAGGGAATTCATGGCGATCCAAGTTCTGCATTATTAGAAGTTTTGGATCCGGAACAAAACAATTCGTTCTATGATAATTTTCTAGAAATGGGTTACGACTTATCGAAAGTGATGTTTATTGCGACTGCAAACTCTCTTTCCACCGTTCAAAGACCACTTCTTGACCGAATGGAAATTATCGAAATCGCGGGTTATACTTTAGAAGAAAAAGTAGAAATCGCCAAACGACATCTCATTAAAAAACAGCAGGAAGAAAATGGTCTAAATGCAAAATCATTCAAACTTGGCAACGCGGAACTGAAACATATTATCGATGCGCACACTTCAGAAAGCGGCGTTCGTGGTTTAGAAAAACAAATCGCTTCCATTGCGAGATGGGTCGCTTTGCAAACTGCGATGGAAAAAGAATATGATCCGAAAATAACCATAGAAAAAGTGGACGAAATCTTAGGGGTTCCCCGTCCTAAAAGTCTGTCAGAAATTACCGGAGTTCCGGGTGTTGTCACCGGTTTAGCCTGGACTCAGGTTGGTGGCGACATCCTCTTCATCGAAAGTATTCTGAGTGAAGGAAAAGGAAACCTGACCATGACCGGAAATCTTGGAAATGTGATGAAAGAATCTGCCACGATCGCGCTTGAATATATTAAAGCAAAACACGACGAATTGGGAATTTCTTCAGAAGATATCCAGAAAAACAACATTCACGTTCACGTCCCGGAAGGCGCAACACCAAAAGACGGACCGTCTGCCGGAATCGCAATGCTGACTTCGATTGTGTCGAGTTTTAAGAATAAGAAAGTCAAATCACATTTGGCGATGACCGGCGAAATTACCTTGCGTGGAAAAGTACTTCCTGTGGGCGGAATCAAGGAGAAACTTCTCGCCGCGGCAAGAGCCGGCATCAAAGAAATCATTCTTTGTGAAGCCAATAGAAAGGATGTAGAGGAAATCAAAAAAGATTACCTTAAAAATCTGAAAATCAATTATGTACAGCGAATGAGCGAAGTCATTGATCTGGCCATTGAAAAATAG
- a CDS encoding AI-2E family transporter, which yields MKDIKLPFIAKLALVLISILALGYLAKIGKGVLAPLFFAILMALLFLPFANFLERKLRFSRTVSTFSSLLIMLLFLTGLIYFFSTQLSDFVNDFPILKEQVTRSFNEFQIWVSQTFHLNFAKQMSYINQALDKLLSSTGLILGFTVSMFSSTMAFFLFSALFFIFILNYRRVLYQFIISIFQSQHFEKVNEGIVEIQKIIKNYISGLFIQIIIVSSLTSILLSVLGVKYAILLGVLTGLLNVIPYIGILFSCLIACVISFATGGTHILFVLIGYVVIHLIDGNITLPLVVGSKVKINPLFTFIGLLIGEELWGISGMFLSIPFLAILKIIFERVEGLEPWGRVLGEETKVKKARKKYKITKNITLEEKE from the coding sequence ATGAAAGATATTAAACTCCCTTTTATTGCTAAATTAGCCTTGGTACTCATCAGTATTTTGGCTTTAGGATATTTGGCCAAAATCGGCAAAGGCGTTTTAGCACCCCTCTTTTTCGCTATTTTAATGGCATTGTTATTTCTTCCTTTTGCCAATTTTCTGGAGAGAAAACTGAGGTTCTCAAGAACAGTTTCTACCTTTTCATCGCTTTTGATCATGTTGCTTTTTTTGACAGGATTAATCTATTTTTTCTCCACGCAATTAAGCGATTTTGTCAATGATTTTCCCATTTTGAAAGAGCAGGTTACAAGGTCATTTAATGAATTTCAAATCTGGGTTTCCCAAACTTTCCATCTCAATTTTGCCAAACAAATGAGCTATATCAATCAGGCATTAGATAAATTACTTTCTTCTACAGGACTCATTTTAGGCTTCACCGTTTCGATGTTTTCATCGACGATGGCGTTTTTTCTTTTCAGTGCCTTATTTTTCATCTTCATCCTGAATTACCGGCGTGTTTTATACCAGTTCATTATATCTATCTTTCAAAGCCAACATTTTGAGAAAGTAAATGAAGGAATTGTTGAAATTCAGAAAATCATCAAAAATTATATTTCCGGATTATTTATTCAGATTATTATAGTCAGCAGTTTAACGAGTATTTTGCTTTCCGTTTTAGGAGTAAAATATGCCATCCTTTTAGGCGTTTTAACCGGCTTGCTGAATGTAATACCTTACATCGGCATCCTATTCTCCTGTTTAATCGCATGTGTGATCTCTTTTGCAACCGGTGGAACTCATATCCTTTTTGTCCTGATCGGTTACGTAGTCATCCATTTGATAGACGGGAATATAACCCTGCCTTTGGTGGTAGGTTCAAAAGTAAAAATCAATCCCCTTTTTACTTTTATCGGCCTTTTAATCGGTGAGGAATTGTGGGGGATTTCCGGTATGTTTTTGAGTATTCCTTTTTTAGCAATTCTGAAAATTATTTTCGAAAGAGTTGAAGGCTTAGAACCTTGGGGCAGAGTTTTAGGGGAAGAAACGAAAGTAAAAAAAGCGCGTAAAAAATACAAAATCACTAAAAATATTACTTTGGAAGAAAAGGAATAG
- the pgi gene encoding glucose-6-phosphate isomerase — MLPKINPTHTTAWKNLHEHFAQNDFDLRTLFLHNPERFQQFSVKREDYLFDFSKNLIDQKTFDLLQSLAAECDLKSAIEAMFSGEKINETEGRAVLHTALRDFSDKEILVDGENIKPAIKRVLDQMKNFSGNVISGEHKGFSGKEITDVVNIGIGGSDLGPVMVCSALKHFKTRLNVHFVSNVDGNHIAEVLKNLDPETTLFIIASKTFTTQETMTNAESAKSWFLKSGKQDEVAKHFVALSTNIEAVKNFGIAEENIFEFWDWVGGRYSLWSAIGLSIVLSVGYENFEQLLMGANETDIHFQTADFKENVPVLMGLLGIWYRNFFDAGTYAILPYSQYLDRFAAYLQQGDMESNGKCVDRNGEFVEYETGPIIWGEPGTNGQHAFYQLIHQGTELIPADFIAYAKSCNVVSDHQEKLLANFFAQTEALAFGKTEEEARTELEKSGISEEEIHRLVNYKVFHGNTPTNSLIINELTPFSLGQLIALYEHKIFVQGVIWNIFSFDQFGVELGKVLAGKILSELKNNEPVTTHDSSTNGLIKYFNEKK; from the coding sequence ATGTTACCCAAAATAAATCCTACCCACACCACAGCCTGGAAAAACCTCCACGAACATTTTGCTCAAAACGATTTCGATCTGCGCACTCTTTTTCTACATAATCCTGAACGTTTTCAGCAGTTTTCGGTTAAAAGAGAAGATTACCTTTTTGATTTTTCTAAAAATTTAATCGATCAGAAGACCTTTGATCTTTTACAAAGTCTGGCAGCAGAATGTGATTTAAAATCCGCAATCGAAGCCATGTTTTCCGGTGAAAAAATAAATGAGACCGAAGGACGGGCAGTTCTTCACACCGCATTACGGGATTTTTCAGACAAAGAGATTTTAGTGGATGGAGAAAATATAAAACCGGCGATCAAAAGAGTTTTAGACCAGATGAAAAACTTCTCCGGTAACGTTATTTCCGGCGAACACAAAGGTTTTTCAGGAAAAGAAATTACCGATGTCGTGAATATCGGAATCGGCGGCTCAGATTTGGGACCGGTGATGGTTTGTTCAGCATTAAAGCATTTTAAAACAAGATTGAATGTTCATTTTGTTTCGAATGTTGATGGAAATCACATCGCAGAAGTTTTGAAAAATTTAGATCCGGAAACCACGCTTTTCATCATCGCTTCTAAAACTTTTACGACTCAGGAAACGATGACCAATGCAGAATCTGCGAAATCATGGTTTTTGAAATCGGGAAAACAGGACGAGGTTGCGAAACATTTCGTGGCACTTTCTACCAATATCGAAGCCGTGAAAAATTTCGGGATCGCCGAAGAAAACATTTTCGAATTCTGGGACTGGGTTGGCGGAAGATATTCACTCTGGAGTGCGATTGGCTTAAGCATCGTACTTTCGGTAGGTTACGAAAATTTCGAACAGCTATTAATGGGAGCGAATGAAACCGACATTCATTTTCAAACCGCAGATTTTAAAGAAAATGTTCCGGTATTAATGGGACTTCTCGGAATTTGGTACCGTAATTTCTTTGATGCCGGAACGTATGCGATACTGCCATACTCTCAATATTTAGATCGTTTTGCAGCATATCTTCAACAGGGAGATATGGAAAGTAATGGAAAATGTGTAGACAGAAATGGTGAATTTGTAGAATATGAAACCGGCCCGATTATTTGGGGAGAACCAGGCACCAACGGTCAACACGCTTTTTACCAGTTGATTCATCAGGGAACAGAATTGATTCCGGCTGATTTTATTGCTTATGCAAAATCATGCAATGTGGTTTCTGACCATCAGGAAAAATTATTAGCAAACTTTTTTGCCCAGACAGAAGCATTAGCTTTCGGAAAAACCGAAGAAGAAGCAAGAACAGAATTAGAAAAATCAGGCATTTCGGAAGAAGAAATTCACAGGTTGGTCAACTACAAAGTCTTCCACGGAAACACGCCAACCAACTCATTAATTATCAATGAACTAACCCCATTTTCACTGGGACAGCTGATCGCCTTATATGAACATAAAATATTTGTTCAGGGCGTGATTTGGAATATCTTTAGTTTTGACCAGTTCGGCGTAGAATTAGGGAAAGTTTTGGCAGGGAAAATTTTATCTGAATTAAAGAATAATGAACCTGTTACCACTCATGATTCCTCTACAAATGGTTTGATCAAATATTTCAACGAGAAAAAGTAA